tttttaatgcccTGTCACAAATAACtgcagttttattattttcattgagTTTGTTTATCCTACCTCGCCTGAATGGGAAGGCTATATAGGGACCAATGCAAAGAAAATGGATCCCCACATAGAAAGTAATGTCTACCCCACAATTGCAAACAGCTCGGGTCACAGCTCCACTCTGAGAGCCTCCTCTGTGCTTTGCACCACTCTGTATCCACCTGTGTAAGTGGACTGCTCTGACTCTCCGGGTGATCGTTGAGTGTGGTGTTTAATTCCCTTACTGAGAGTAATTTCCTCATGCAGCGATCAACTTTTTTCCTATTTCAGATGGTAGCAACGTGATTGGCTGTGAGATGCGTGCTCCTCTTGTGATTGGCTGCTCCTTGTTTCCGGGGCTCCGCTGTGCACTCACTGACGTTTCTCGGTCTGCCCCGAGATAGACCGGAGAGAATGGCTGCCAGTGGAGGTTagcaaaaaaaatcttcattgttttgtgtAGTAATCAGACTCAAATGACGCCTTTTAAAGTtgtaatttgtgtgtttatgtgttcgCAGAGTATGGTATTACAGACTAATGGAAAGAGTCATGACATGTAGCATTCGTGTTAAAAGAGGTCAGGCTCTAAACGACTCCTCAAAAGTGTTGGTTATCGTTAGCCTCGCCgtgcagctaatgttagctgtctGGCTAACTTTCGGCCGGTTAGCTCGCTACCCACAGCTGATTGTGTAAACACTTGTTTATGACAAGAGACAAAGGTTAGACAAGTGGTAGTTATAGTTACTGTTACCAATATTAATGTACCAGTCTTTGCTAAATACTGTTATGTTTCTCTCAGATAGGAACGTTAAGATTGGGATGAGTTTTATCGCCCTTTTTATCTCGTAATGTTGTGTCAAAGAAcgcttgctaacattagcttgccGACTAGCTATCTGCTAAAAGTTAAGCTTGCATGTCAACTAGCCAGCGTAACCGTGAGCATTGCTCGTCTTCGTGAAAGTAAAACAATCCGACGAACCGTACCACAGCTCGACAACGAAGTAGTTTGTGTTCTTCAAGTTGGCGTTCAGTCTAACCGCATTAGCCACCTACACGGTTACTGCAGTCACCGGGCAGTGTTGTGAgatgttagcaagctagctaccACCTGGCGAGACAGTAGTTCTCTATTCACTCATCGCGAGCCTTTGTCCTGTCAAGGAGTTAGCGTTGCACACCTCGTGTATTTGTTGgaaaagtttttgtttcttaGCAGCTGGGAACAGGAGACTACAGCGATAGATTACAGGAGGCATGAAGTTGGGGTGCCACTTGTGATAAGAGACATGCTGACTTTGTAAAGCCAACTCAAGGGGAGCACCACTGAACCCACGAGTTTACAGGCCCATATGTTGTTCGTATGTCTTGAGTCGGTCTATGAAAACACGAGCAACTTTGGCCCGGAGTTAGATAAAAATGCATGTAGAATAATTGCAGACGAGAAGCTTTTGTAATTGCCATAGTCATTATGATAACTGTGCCAAATATTCTCTTGACCCATACACAATGTAAATCCTAATACCTAAATCAGATTAGAGTCTGTGACATCTATTTTGAAACCAGAATATAAACTGTACCTATCCCACTTAAGAACACTCAGTGACCTTCACAGTTTTAATTTACTGtacttaacttttttttgtaaaatatttttatttgtagaTTAGTAATCACTATTGTCAGTATTTAATCACTCGCAGTGCAGATGTAATCATCACCAATCTATgcttaattttgttttcccatTAGACTGAACAATTAAATAACAGTGATTGGATCAAGGGTTTCCAAAAGCTAACAGTTAGTCTTTAATGACCCTCTATGaaatcactttttatttcattttgttttattggagTCTCATTAAGTCTTTCACTGTTGTTTGCTGCACACATTATTTCAAAAGGTGCTGTGGTGATATGTTTTTCTAtctctgtgtactgtgttgttCAGAGGTAGGGAAGCTGTTACAAGTACAAAATGGGACACCTCCGAGCACCAACTACAACGGGGTAGATGCTGTTCACGCCTGTAACATCCTTCAGCAGCTCAAAGCCTTGTACGATGAAGCACAGCTCACAGATATCGTCGTAGAAGTGGACCATGGCAAGACATTCTCCTGTCACCGAAATGTCCTTGCAGCAATCAGCCCATATTTTAGGTAACTGATAAGTGTTATAATATTCAGCTCAAATTTCCTTGTGGAGTTTTACCAGGTTTAAACCATAATGCAGTTGTTGGAGTAGAATTGATTAACATATATGTGTTTTCTCCGTCATCACCACCAGGTCCATGTTCACCAGTGGCCTTACAGAGAGCAGCCAGCGTGAGGTCAGAATTGTTGGGGTGGAATCTGAATCCATGCACCTCGTCCTAGACTATGCCTACACATCCAGGGTTACGCTTTCTGAGTCCAATGTCCAGGCCCTGTTCACTGCAGCCAGCATTTTCCAGATTCCTGCCTTGCAGGATCAGTGTGCCCAGTTCATGATCAGCAGGCTTGACCCCCAGAACTGTATTGGGGTCTACATGTTTGCTGATGCCTATGGACACCAGGAGCTGAGAGAACGCTCTCAGGACTACATCCGCAAGAAGGTCAGTAACATGAGCAATAGGTTGTTTTCTTAAAAGTTAATTGTATTGTGATTTAATGATTATGTTTGCTGCTACTTTAgaccattaaaaaaataaataaataaattcaaagaCATTGTTTTACTCTGGTCTTGtaagactgttttatttttgctgtttttgtgctagttcgtgtgtgtgtcatggGAGCAAGAGTTCCTCCAGATGACCAAGGAGCAGCTTGTCAGCATTTTGAACAATGATGACCTCAACGTGGAGAAAGAAGAACATGTCTATGAGAGCATTGTCCGCTGGCTGGAGCACGACCTGTCTGGCCGTGAAGCCCACCTAGCTGAGGTTTTTTCCCAGTGCATCCGTCTGCCCTTGCTGGATGAGACCTTCCTCAGTCGGATACCTGCCCCCTTCGCTTGTGCCCTGTCCCTGTCTAAGGACCCTTCTGAGGCCAAAGCCCGCCTCACTGGCTCCAATGGTTGCCCACAGCGCCTGGGTATGACTGCTTCTGAGATGGTCATCTGCTTTGATGCCGCTCACAAACACTCAGGGAAGAAGCAGACGGTGCCTTGTCTGGACACAGCCACGGGAAGGGTGTTCAAGCTCTGCAAACCACCTAATGATCTCCGGGAAGTCGGCATCTTGGTGTCCTCAGAGAATGACATCTACATTGCTGGAGGTTACAGACCGAGTAACAGTGAGGTGTCCATAGACCATCGGGCAGAGAGCGACTTCTGGCAGTATGAACACGCGGGCAATCGATGGCTTCCACGTGCACCTCTACTCAGAGCGAGGATAGGCTGCAGGCTTGTGCACTGCTGTGGAAAGCTTTATGCACTGGGCGGCAGAGTATATGAAGGTGACGGGCGAAATGCATTAAAGTCAGTAGAGTGCTATGATGCCCGGGACAACTGTTGGACAGCAGTCAGTCCTATGCCAGTGGCCATGGAGTTTCACAGTGCTGTGGAGTACAGGGATCGCATCTATGTCCTCCAAGGTGAGCTTATGCTGGTTAAGTGACACTAAGCCATCTCAACAGTGGACTGAACATGACCCTAATAGTGTCATATTTGTTATTAAATCACCACTGCTGTCGGTAAcaattctttttttcccctgcaggTGAATATTTCTTCTGCTTTGATCCCCGTAAGGACTATTGGAGTCATCTTGCCCCGATGAGCGTCCCTCGAAGTCAGGGTCTGGCTGCCTTgtataaaaactgcatttaCTACATCGCTGGCATCTGCAGGAACCACCAGCGCACCTTCACTGTGGAGGTCTACGACATCGAGAAGAACACGTGGAGCCGGAAGAGAGATCTGCCCTTTGACCAAGCCACAAGCCCGTATATCAAGGCCATGCTGCTGCAAGGCAAGCTACACCTGTTTGTACGAGCCACACAAGTCATGGTGGAGGAGCTCGTGTTTCGCACCAGCCGCAAGAACTCCCTTTACCAGTACGACGACGAGGCAGACGTATGGACCAAAGTCTATGAGACACCCGACCGCCTCTGGGATTTGGGTCGCCATTTTGAATGTGTGGTGGCCAAACTTTACCCACAGTGTCTACAGAAAGTGCTTTGAGGTAGCTGGTTTTGTGAACCCAATCTATGAGGCAGAGAGGAGTATGTGTGGTCCTGCCTGCCTTGTGCCTGGTGTTACCTTAGGTTTGCACCACAAGGACCATTTTTTGGTTAAGTCTTAAGTCGTTCAAACTTTGGTTTAACATGATCAAAACGGGGGTGCTTTCAAAgattgcagtatttttttttcctttccagaCGGCACCAGCTACCCACACTGATGCTTGTTTAACAAAACCGTACAATGAATCATAAGTGCAATTATCCTATTTTTTGCTTGTTGTTGAGCCATGTtgttctatttttgttttaaaaacgtATTATAGTTCATGATTTTTACAAATGATAAGCATGCGAATGAGGGTATTGGCAGGATAAAAGTGCCCTCTGGAGATATGGATGCTACGTGTCAGCATAAAGTGAAaatctatatatataaataactatataaactatatattcaTACGGGTAAGATGAGTACCTAGCTCATTAGTAGGTTGCTGGCTctgaggtttgtgtgtttggtattttttttttctattctgtgCTCAAGTCTCTCTTCAGCTTATTTTATAGAACAGTTTTAATTTGAAGTGTGCTTGTGATTTACATTACCTTAGTGTTTTTGAAGCTTGAAGCTTGTATGATATTTTCTACGGCCCTCTCTTCCCTCACATGCGTCAGTGTGTCAAACAATACACTATGTGTGGCTTCCGAGCTATTTTTAAGTTTAGTTTGAGATTTCAGTTGCGTGGAAGGGCTCGTGCCTCCCACTCTTTTGAGTTGGCATCCATTTTGTGTCACATTGCGAAGACAACTTAAGTGAAATGTTAGATAACTCACTCTCCACATTGGAGAAATAAGGACGGAGTCAAATTTGTGGCAACACTAAGTGGAACGTTC
This Pagrus major chromosome 6, Pma_NU_1.0 DNA region includes the following protein-coding sequences:
- the kbtbd8 gene encoding kelch repeat and BTB domain-containing protein 8 isoform X2, encoding MAASGEVGKLLQVQNGTPPSTNYNGVDAVHACNILQQLKALYDEAQLTDIVVEVDHGKTFSCHRNVLAAISPYFRSMFTSGLTESSQREVRIVGVESESMHLVLDYAYTSRVTLSESNVQALFTAASIFQIPALQDQCAQFMISRLDPQNCIGVYMFADAYGHQELRERSQDYIRKKFVCVSWEQEFLQMTKEQLVSILNNDDLNVEKEEHVYESIVRWLEHDLSGREAHLAEVFSQCIRLPLLDETFLSRIPAPFACALSLSKDPSEAKARLTGSNGCPQRLGMTASEMVICFDAAHKHSGKKQTVPCLDTATGRVFKLCKPPNDLREVGILVSSENDIYIAGGYRPSNSEVSIDHRAESDFWQYEHAGNRWLPRAPLLRARIGCRLVHCCGKLYALGGRVYEGDGRNALKSVECYDARDNCWTAVSPMPVAMEFHSAVEYRDRIYVLQGEYFFCFDPRKDYWSHLAPMSVPRSQGLAALYKNCIYYIAGICRNHQRTFTVEVYDIEKNTWSRKRDLPFDQATSPYIKAMLLQGKLHLFVRATQVMVEELVFRTSRKNSLYQYDDEADVWTKVYETPDRLWDLGRHFECVVAKLYPQCLQKVL
- the kbtbd8 gene encoding kelch repeat and BTB domain-containing protein 8 isoform X1; this translates as MFFYLCVLCCSEVGKLLQVQNGTPPSTNYNGVDAVHACNILQQLKALYDEAQLTDIVVEVDHGKTFSCHRNVLAAISPYFRSMFTSGLTESSQREVRIVGVESESMHLVLDYAYTSRVTLSESNVQALFTAASIFQIPALQDQCAQFMISRLDPQNCIGVYMFADAYGHQELRERSQDYIRKKFVCVSWEQEFLQMTKEQLVSILNNDDLNVEKEEHVYESIVRWLEHDLSGREAHLAEVFSQCIRLPLLDETFLSRIPAPFACALSLSKDPSEAKARLTGSNGCPQRLGMTASEMVICFDAAHKHSGKKQTVPCLDTATGRVFKLCKPPNDLREVGILVSSENDIYIAGGYRPSNSEVSIDHRAESDFWQYEHAGNRWLPRAPLLRARIGCRLVHCCGKLYALGGRVYEGDGRNALKSVECYDARDNCWTAVSPMPVAMEFHSAVEYRDRIYVLQGEYFFCFDPRKDYWSHLAPMSVPRSQGLAALYKNCIYYIAGICRNHQRTFTVEVYDIEKNTWSRKRDLPFDQATSPYIKAMLLQGKLHLFVRATQVMVEELVFRTSRKNSLYQYDDEADVWTKVYETPDRLWDLGRHFECVVAKLYPQCLQKVL